CCGGTACCGCTGGTCTTCGACCATATGGGCCACATGCCGACCTCCGCCGGGCTGGACCATCCGGGCTTCCAGGCACTCCTCGGCCTCGTGGCCGACGGGAACTGGGTCAAGCTGTCCGGCGCCTTCCGGGATTCCGTGGAGGGGCCGCCCTATGCCGACACGATCCCCTTCGCCCGCGCGCTCAACGACGCCGCCCCCGAGCGCTGCCTCTGGGGGTCGGACTGGCCGCACGTCGCCGCCTGGGACGGGCCGCCCCGGACCTCGACGCTCCTCGACCTGATGGCCGACTGGGTGCCGGACGCGGACCGGCGCCGGATGGTCTTCGTCGACAATCCCCGGCGGCTCTACGGATTCGCGGCCGGTCCGTGAGCGACCGCCACGGTCGCGGACGGGCGCACCGGACGCAGGCCCCGACCGGGCGAGCCGCGGAGCGCCGGTGACGCACCGCCCCGTCGTCGCGGCACGCGATGTGTTCCCCCGGATCACCGTCCGCTGCGCGGCAGAAATCCGGAACCGCGCCGGCCGCCGATCCGTGCGCACCGCGGCAGGAGCCGACCCTACGCCTTCCCGTCCCGGATCCGGCGCAAGGCGTCGAACGGCCCCGCATCGTCGCCGGCCACGACCGGCTCGAAGGTGATGCCGGGCTTGCGGGGATAGGGATCGAGGCCGAGCGCCAGAAACTCGGCGGTCAGCGCGCCGAAATCGATGCGTCCGCCGACCAGGGGATCGGGGATGTCGGCGTCTTCGGCATCGGTGCCGGCGAGTTGGTCGGTATCGGTGAAGACCACCTCGACGGGTTCCCGGACCGGTGCCTCGAAGGGTTCGAGGCTCACGGTGCAGACCTGCGTGACCAGGGCCTCCACGGTGCCGGTGACCGTGAGCCGGCTGGTCGGTCCCTCGATGGCGAAGCGTCCGACCAGATCGCGGATGCCCGGGATGCCGAAATCGGCCGCGAGCGCCGCGCACTCGGCCGGGCTCGCCTCCACGGTGACGGCGCCGCGGCCCTGGGGCAGGCGCTCGACGTTCACCCAGCGCGCGAGCGGGAAGTCGTCCTGACTCATGCGGTGCCTCCTGCAGTGTCTCCGGCCTCGGCCGATGCGGGCGCGAAGCCGTCCGGCTCCGGGAAGGGCGGCCCGGCCCCGAGCAGCCCGTCGAGGTCGGCCCCGGCCAGCGCCGCGTCGGCGGCCTGCACGTAGGCGGCGAGGCCGGTCCCATCCCCTTCGCCGCCCAGCACGTTCCGCACGAGGGCCGTGCGCAGGGAAGCCGTGTCGCCCGCGTTGAGCGCCGCGTCGTAGCCCTCGGCGCGACCGTAGAAGGCGGCACCGAGCTTCTTCATCCGCTTGGACACGCCCATGTCGCCGACGCCCAGCTCGCGCAGGGACGCGTCGAGCTGCGCGAACACGGAGTTCACAAGATCCTGCGCGACCTCGGCGGCCGGGGCCGGCAGCCGGTTCAGCCGGCGCAGGACCAGGATGGCGTGCAGGCACAGGGATTCGAACCGGCCCTCCACGGTGTCGGGTATGCCGAGCCGCGTGTAGAGACCCGGCCGGCGCGCGGCCAGGCTGAGCGCCACGTGCAGGTCCTCAATGGCGCGGCGACGCGCGTTCGCGCGCCGGAACAGGCCGGCGATCATGGGCGCCCCGCCGGGACCGGGAGGGCCGGTCGCACCGCGTCCGCCCCTGTGCGGATGATGGCCATCTGTGGCCAAGCTTGCCTTGTCAAAGCCATAACCCCGCGGTACGGCAACCCACGCCCAGGGCGCAAGCGTCGTCGGAGTCCCGTGCCGGCGGCAGCGGTTGCGCCCCGTCCATCAACACGCTCTCTGGGGGCCCGATGCGGCGCCGTCTCGTCCAGTCCTTCGCGCGCCTTGCCTTGGTCGGCCTCGCGGGAGCCGGCCTGTCCGGCTGCATCGGCGAGGAACTGCGCCACGGCTATCAGGTCGATCAGGCGGCCCTCGCCACAATCAAGCCCGGCATGAGCCCCGAACAGGTTCTGCAGATCCTCGGCACGCCGTCGACGGTGTCCACGGTGGGCAACAAGTCCTGGTACTACATCTCGCAGAACACCCGCCGGACGATCATGTTCCTGGGTGAGCAGGTCGAGGATCAGAAGGTCACGGCGATCTACTTCACCCCCGGCTTCAAGGTCGAGCGCGTGGCCCTCTACGGCCTCCAGGACGGCCGGATCTTCGACTTCATCGAGCGCACCACGCCGACGAGCGGCGCCGACCGCGCCTTCCTCAGCCAGCTGTTCCGCGGCCTGACCCGCTACGAGCCGTTCGGCAGCGGCAGGGGCACCAGCGTGGTGCCGGGCGCCAACCGCGGCCAGTGATCTGAGGTGCCGGCGGCCGAGCGGGCGACCTCTCGGGCGACCTCGGCGGGTTCGGAGAACAGATAGTCGGGCGCCTGCGCGGCGAGCGCCCGCGGATCGGTGAAGCCCCAGGTCACCGCGCCGAACGGGCAGCCGAGGGCGCGCGCCGCCTCCAGGTCGCGGATCTCGTCGCCGATGCACAGCGCCCGGGCCGGCGCGACCCCGGACCGCGCCAGCAGCGTCCGCAGGCGGCGCGCCTTCCCGAAGATCGAAGCCCCGCAGGCATAGGTGCCGATGCGCGCCGCGTTGTCGGGCCCGAGCACCCGGCGGACCGTGTCGGCGCGATTCGACGACAGGATCGCCAGAGGCACGCCGGCCGCCGCGATGCCGGCCAGCATGTCCGTCACGCCGGGAAAGAGGGCGATCCGCGCGGCGTCCCGGGCAGCCAGCGCGTGCATGTGGCGGGCGATCAGCGGCAGCTTCCAGCGGGGGATGCCGAGATGGGCCACGATCGCCCGGGCGCCCTGCAGCCGCAATCCGTCGACCTCGTGGGCCTCGACGCGCCGGAACCGGTAGCGGTCGGCGACCCCGTTCAGGACCGAGCAGAACCAGTCGAAGCTGTCGGCGAGCGTCCCGTCGAAGTCGAGGACGACGAGTCCGGGCGCGGCCGCTCCCGTCCGGAGGGCCACGTCAGGCCCGGAGATTCTCGAGCGGCACGCTGAGCCGCATCAGCAGGCCGCCCGGCGCCCAGTCGCGCTCCAGCTCTCCGTCGAGCTGTCCGGCGACGCTGCGCTCGGCGAGCACCGTCCCAAACCCCTTCCGGGAAGGTGCGCCGGTGACCGGGGGTCCGCCGGCCTCCTGCCACGTCAGGGTGTAGCGGTCCGCCTCCCGGCTGCCGCTCAGCGTGACGCCGCCCTCCTTGGTGGAGAGGCCGCCGTACTTCATGGCATTGGTGGCCTGCTCGTGCATGATCAGCGCCAGCGCCGTCGCGGTGCGCTCGCCGATCTCGGCGTCGTCGCCCGAGATCGCGACCCGGGCGCGGCCATCCTCGGCGTAGGCCGCCATGATCAGGCGCATGAGCCCGAACACCGTCTGGCCCGCCACCGCGGGGGCGCTCTCGGGCGAGTGCGGGCGGACATATTCGTGGGCCTGGGCCAGCGCCCCGAGCCGCTCGCGGAAGGCCGTGGCGAAGGGCTTGGCGGCCGGGTCGCTGCGCGCGGTGAGCGCCGCGAGGCCGCCGACCACCGCGAAGATGTTCTTGATCCGGTGCGACAGCTCGCGGATCAGCAGGTCGCGGGCCTCCTCGGCGCGCTTGGCCTCGCGCAGGTCGCGGGTGACGGTGGCGTGGCCGATCTCGGCGCCGGTGGGGTCGCGCACCTGGAAGATGTTGTAGAGGACCGCCACCGGCTCGCCCGTGCGGAAATGCCGGAAGGCCAGCTCGCCCTCCCAGTGGCCGTCCCGGCCCACCGCCGGCATCACGATCTCGGCCAGGATCCGGCGGCTCTCCTGCGTGAAGAAATCGGGGATCCGATGGCGGCGCGCGGCGGCGAGATCGGGCAGGCCGACCAGCGCCAGCGCCGCCTCGTTGAGATGGGTGATCTCGCCGTCCTGCGTCGAGAGGCCGATGAAGTCCTTCGAGGCCTCGACGATGGCGGCGAGCTTGCGGGCCTCGGCCTCGGTCCGCTTCAGGTCGTCGATGTCGGTGCAGGTGCCGAACCAGCGCTCGATCCGCCCCTCCGCGTCCCGGATCGGCATGGCGCGGCCGAGCGTCCACCGGTAGGCGCCGCTGTGGTGGCGCAGGCGGTACTCGATTTCGTAAGGCTCGCCGGTGGCGAGCGAATGGCGCCACCGGGCCCAGGCCCGGTCCTGATCCTCCGGGTGGAACACGTCGTTCCAGCCTTCGCCGTCGGTGGTGCCGTAAGGCACGCCGGTGAACTCGTACCAGCGGTCGTTGTAGTAGTCGTGGAACCCGTCGGGCTGCGTGGTCCAGACCATCTGGGGCATCGCCGCCGTCATCACGCGGAAGCGGCGCTCGCTGGCGGCGAGCTCCGCCTCGCGGGCCGCCACCTGCACGAGCGTCCGACGGTGGTCCAGCAGGCTCGAGATCTGGCGCGCCAGGGCCGTGAGCGTGGCGGTCTGTTCCGAGTCGAGACCGCCCGGCCGCGGGACCCGGTCGAGCACGCAGAGGGCGCCGAGGGGGATGCCCTGGGCCCCGCGGATCACCGCGCCGGCATAGAAGCGGAAGGCCGGCGCCCCAGTCACCAGCGGGTTCTCCACCGTCCGCGCATCGGCGGCCAGGTCGGGGATGATCAGCAGCTCGCCCGCCTCGATCGTGTGGGCGCAGACGGAGCAGTTGATCGGCAGTTCGCGCTTGCCGAGGCCCACCTCCGACTTGAACCATTGCCGCTCGGCATCCACGAGGCTGACGAGGGCCACGGGGGCGCGGCAGACATGGGCGGCGACCCGGACGAGATCGTCGTAGAGCGGCTCCGGCTCCGTATCGAGGATCGCGAGATCATGCAGTTCCGCGATCCGGTCCGCGGTGCTCCAGGGCCCTACGGTCGGTTCAGGAGCCGCGAGCGCGTGTGGTGCCGGCACTTTCATGGTCCGGCAATCACATAGGTGCCTTGCACCCCCCTGCCTAGGTGCCGCCGCGCTTTCCACACGCGGCGGCCGCCGGAGCGCCGCCTTACGCGGCGCGGGGCTCATCCGCGAGGGTCGGATAGTCGATGTAGCCCTCCGGTCCCTGGCTGTACCACGTGGCCGCATTGTCCTTGTTGAGGGGCGCGCCCTTGGCGATGCGCGCGACGAGGTCGGGGTTGGCGATGAAGGTCCGGCCGAACGAGATCGCGTCGGCCTCGCCGGCATCCAGGACCTTCTGGCCGCTGGTCCCGTCGTAGTCGGCGTTGAGGATCATCGGGTTGCGGAACACGCGCCGCATCGCCGGGGCGATCGGCGGGTGGTCGGCCTTGCCAAAGGTGCCGTCGGGGCCCGGCTCACGCATCTCCAGGAAGGCGATGCCGACATCGGCGAGCGCCTGGGCGGCGGCCACGAACAAGGGCTCGGGGTTCGAGTCGTTGCAGCCCTGGATCGCGCCGTTGGGCGAGAGGCGCACGCCGGTGCGCTCGGGCCCGGCGACCTTCGCCACCGCCTCGGTCACCTCGCGCAGGAGCCGCACACGGTTCTCGATGGCGCCGCCATACCGGTCGGTGCGGTGATTGGTGCCGTCACGCAGGAACTCGTCGATCAGGTAGCCGTTCGCCGCGTGGATCTGCACCCCGTCGAAGCCGGCCGCCAGGGCGTTGGCGGTGGCGTGCTCGTAGTCGGCGAGCAGCCGCGGGATCTCGGCGACCTCCAGGGCGCGGGCCTCCGCGTAGGGCTTCTTGCCGGCATAGGTGTGAGCCTGGTCGGGCGCCGTGGTGGCGGAGGACGAGACGGGCTTGGCGCCGCCGAGGAAATCCGGGTGGACCAGCCGGCCCATGTGCCAGATCTGGCAGACGATCTTGCCGCCCCTGTCGTGGACCGCCTTCACGATCGGCCGCCACGCGTCGACCTGGGCGTCGGACCAGATGCCCGGCGCGTAGGGCCAGCCGAGGCCCTCCTGGGAGATGCCGGTGGCCTCGGTGAGGATGAGGCCGGCGCCGGCACGCTGGGCGTAGTACTCGGCCATGATCGGAGTGGGCACGTGCTCGCGGGTGCCGCGGCCGCGGGTGAGGGGGGCCATGAAGATCCGGTTCTTCGCCTCGATGGCGCCGATTCGGATCGGGTCGAGCAGGGACGGCATAGGGTACCTCGTGCTGGTGCGGCCGCGCCGCATCCGGTTTAATCCGCGGCCGAGGTGGCGCTGCGGCGCGGCGATGCCAAGGTGCAGCGCAGCGGGCATGGCGGCGCCGTGCGGAGGCGCACATGGCGGGAGGCGCGCCAAAACGCGAAGGGCCGGGCTCGCGCGGAGCCCGGCCCTCCCCTCTGCGTCAGGGACTTGGCAGCCCTCAGCTGTGCGCTAGCACCGCCAGCAGCAGCAGGGCGATGATGTTGGTGATCTTGATCGCCGGGTTCACCGCCGGGCCCGCGGTGTCCTTGTAGGGGTCGCCGACCGTGTCGCCGGTCACCGCCGCCTTGTGGGCCTCCGAACCCTTGCCGCCGTGATGGCCGTCCTCGATGTACTTCTTGGCGTTGTCCCAGGCGCCGCCGCCCGAGGTCATCGAGATCGCCACGTAGAGGCCAGTGAGGATCACGCCGAGCAGGCTCGCGCCCACCGTGGCGAAGGCCTGGCTCTTGCCGGCGATGAGCTGGATCACGAAGAACAGCACCACCGGCGACAGCACCGGCAGCAGCGAGGGGACGATCATCTCCTTGATCGCCGCCCGGGTCAGCATGTCCACCGCCCGGCCGTAATCGGGCCGGTCCGTGCCCTGCATGATCCCGGGCTTGGCCCGGAACTGCCGCCGGACCTCCTCCACCACCGCGCCCGCCGCGCGCCCCACCGCCGTCATGGCGATGCCGGCGAACAGGAACGGGATCAGGCCGCCGAGCAGCAGCCCGACCACCACGTAGGGGTTCGACAGCGAGAAATCGACGCTGACGCCCTGGAAGAAGCGGTACTGCGTCGGGCTCGCATTGGCGATGAAGTAGTTCAGGTCCGACGTGTAGGCGGCGAACAGCACCAGCGCGCCGAGGCCGGCGGAGCCGATCGCGTAGCCCTTGGTGACCGCCTTGGTGGTGTTGCCGACCGCGTCGAGGGCGTCGGTCGACTTGCGCACGTCCGGAGGCAGGCCGGCCATCTCGGCGATGCCGCCGGCATTGTCGGTGACCGGCCCGAAGGCGTCGAGGGCCACAATGAAGCCGGCCAGCGCCAGCATGGCGGTGACCGCGATGGCGATGCCGAACAGGCCGGCGAGCGCGTAGGTGCTGATGATGCCGGCCACGATCACGATCGCAGGGAGCGCCGTCGATTCCAGCGAGATCGCCAGCCCCTGGATCACGTTGGTGCCGTGTCCGGTGACCGATGAATCAGCGATCGACTTCACGGGCCGGAAGTTCGTGCCGGTGTAGTACTCGGTGATCACCACGATCAGCGCCGTGATGGCGAGCCCGATCACCGCGCAGCCGAACAGGCCGGCCGACGTGAAGGTGACGCCGGTGGAGGTGGTGAAGGTGGTCGCGAAACCGCCGAGCAGTGTCATGTTGACGGCGGCAATCGCCGCGACCGAGAGAACACCGGCGGCGATCAGGCCCTTGTAGAGCGCCCCCATGATCGACTGGTTGGCTCCGAGCCGCACCGCGTAGGTGCCGGCGATCGACGTGACGATGCAGGCCGCGCCGATGGCGAGGGGATAGAGCATCATCGGCTCCAGCGCGTCCCGGCCGCTGCCGGTGGGGCCGGAGAAGAAGATCGCGGCCAGCACCATGGTGGCGACGATGGTGACCGCGTAGGTCTCGAACAGGTCGGCCGCCATGCCGGCACAGTCGCCGACGTTGTCGCCGACGTTGTCGGCGATGGTGGCGGGGTTGCGCGGATCGTCCTCCGGGATGCCGGCCTCGACCTTGCCGACGAGGTCGCCGCCGACGTCGGCCCCCTTGGTGAAGATGCCGCCGCCCAGGCGGGCGAAGATCGAGATCAGCGACGCGCCGAAGCCGAGCGCCACCAGCGCGTCGATCACCTCGCGGCTCGACGGCTCGAGATGCGCGCCGCGGGTGAGGTACAGGTAGTAGAGCGCCACGCCGAGGAGCGCGAGGCCCGCCACCAGCATGCCGGTCACCGCGCCGGACTTGAAGGCCACGTCGAGGCCGCCGCCGAGCGATGTCGAGGCGGCCTGCGCGGTGCGCACGTTGGCCCGAACCGAGACGTTCATGCCGATGAAGCCCGCCGCGCCCGAGAGCACGGCGCCGATCAGGAAGCCGATGGCGACCTTGAGTCCGAGGAAGACGGCGAGCAGCACGAACAGGACCACGCCGACGAGGCCGATGGTCGTGTACTGCCGCCGGAGATAGGCCTGGGCGCCCTCCGCGATGGCGGCGGCGATCTCCTGCATGCGTTGGGTGCCGGCGTCGCGCCGCAGCACGTCGAGGATCGTGACAATGCCGTAGGCGACGGCGCAGAGCCCGCCCACGATGATCAGAACCAAGGGAATCATTCGACCGTCCTTGTTATTATCGTGCCTGGCGTGGGCTTGTGTTTGTCGAGCTTGGCCGCCGGAGGGCGGCGACGGGACGTGGCGCTCGGATTCGGGGCTTTCCTTCCCAGAACAAGGCCTTGATTGCCAAACTTCGCCGGAGAGCGCAAACGGCGTCTTCGTGTTTTTCTGCGGCGCAGCGCGCGAATGCTGCACTGCACGACGACGGAGCCCGCCGATACAGGGAACTATTGTGCTGTTTTCGAGCGTGACGGCGGCGGACCGATCGAGCAAGGGCAGCGCGACGGGAGCGGGAAGCCGCGGATCGGACCGCCCCTCGATCCCTTCATCCTGGGGTACCGGAGCGGAGTGCGGGCCTCGACGGAGCCCTCCAGAGGTCGCGGCAATTCCGGGCGCCCACCTTCGAGGCCGCTGACGCGGGCATCTCAGGATGCGGAGGTGGACTGGATCACGTCGGTGCCTCGGTCCGTGCGAGCGCGGCGAAGCGACGACGAAGCGGGCCGCGCCGACCGCGCGTTACCGGCCGGAGCGTTCAACCGGACAATGCGTCAGAAGTGGCTGAACGCCCCGGCGGCGAATACGCGCGCGGTCCCGTCGTCCATGGCGAATCCGGGCGGCCCGTCGCCCGCCGTCACGGTGCCGATGGCGGCGATGGGGATCCCGGCCGCCGCCGCCTCGGCCTGGAAGGCTTCGAGCGTTCCCGGTGCCACCGTGCAGAGGATCTCGTAATCGTCACCGCCGGTGAGGACCGCCTCGATCAGGCCGGGCGCGGCCGCGCAGGCGAGGCGGGCCGCCTCCGAGAGCGGCACCGCCGCCACGTCGATGCGGGCGCTGCGGCCCGAGCCCAGCATCTTGGCGAGGTCACCCGCGAGCCCGTCCGACACGTCCATGGCGGCGGTGGCGTGGTGGCGGACCGCTCGGGCCGCGGCGAGGCGTGGCCGGGGATGCAGGTAGCGGTCGGCCAGCGCGGCCCGCTGAGCCCGACCGAGGACGGCCACCCAGGGGGCGGCCGGCTCGAGGCGCATCCGCAGGCCGAGGGCCGCGTCGCCGATCGTGCCGGTGACGCAGATCCGATCTCCGAGCCGGGCCGTGCCGCGCCGGACGATCGCGCCAGACGGCACTTCGCCCATCATGCTCACGCCGATCAGGGCCGGCCCGCCGGAGCGGACCGTGTCGCCGCCGAGCAGGGGGCAATCGGCCTCGACGGCCGCTTCCCCCAGCCCCGCCGCGAAGGCCGCCAGCCAGTCCTCGGTCCAGTCGCCGGGCAGCGCCAGGGTCAGCAGGAAGCCGCGCGGGACCGCGCCTTTGGCGGCGATGTCGGAGAGGTTCACCCCGAGGGCCTTGCGGGCGATCGAGGCCGGCGGATCGTCCGGGAAGTAG
The sequence above is drawn from the Methylobacterium mesophilicum SR1.6/6 genome and encodes:
- a CDS encoding sodium-translocating pyrophosphatase, yielding MIPLVLIIVGGLCAVAYGIVTILDVLRRDAGTQRMQEIAAAIAEGAQAYLRRQYTTIGLVGVVLFVLLAVFLGLKVAIGFLIGAVLSGAAGFIGMNVSVRANVRTAQAASTSLGGGLDVAFKSGAVTGMLVAGLALLGVALYYLYLTRGAHLEPSSREVIDALVALGFGASLISIFARLGGGIFTKGADVGGDLVGKVEAGIPEDDPRNPATIADNVGDNVGDCAGMAADLFETYAVTIVATMVLAAIFFSGPTGSGRDALEPMMLYPLAIGAACIVTSIAGTYAVRLGANQSIMGALYKGLIAAGVLSVAAIAAVNMTLLGGFATTFTTSTGVTFTSAGLFGCAVIGLAITALIVVITEYYTGTNFRPVKSIADSSVTGHGTNVIQGLAISLESTALPAIVIVAGIISTYALAGLFGIAIAVTAMLALAGFIVALDAFGPVTDNAGGIAEMAGLPPDVRKSTDALDAVGNTTKAVTKGYAIGSAGLGALVLFAAYTSDLNYFIANASPTQYRFFQGVSVDFSLSNPYVVVGLLLGGLIPFLFAGIAMTAVGRAAGAVVEEVRRQFRAKPGIMQGTDRPDYGRAVDMLTRAAIKEMIVPSLLPVLSPVVLFFVIQLIAGKSQAFATVGASLLGVILTGLYVAISMTSGGGAWDNAKKYIEDGHHGGKGSEAHKAAVTGDTVGDPYKDTAGPAVNPAIKITNIIALLLLAVLAHS
- a CDS encoding ubiquinol-cytochrome C chaperone family protein; protein product: MIAGLFRRANARRRAIEDLHVALSLAARRPGLYTRLGIPDTVEGRFESLCLHAILVLRRLNRLPAPAAEVAQDLVNSVFAQLDASLRELGVGDMGVSKRMKKLGAAFYGRAEGYDAALNAGDTASLRTALVRNVLGGEGDGTGLAAYVQAADAALAGADLDGLLGAGPPFPEPDGFAPASAEAGDTAGGTA
- a CDS encoding YceD family protein, translated to MSQDDFPLARWVNVERLPQGRGAVTVEASPAECAALAADFGIPGIRDLVGRFAIEGPTSRLTVTGTVEALVTQVCTVSLEPFEAPVREPVEVVFTDTDQLAGTDAEDADIPDPLVGGRIDFGALTAEFLALGLDPYPRKPGITFEPVVAGDDAGPFDALRRIRDGKA
- the thiL gene encoding thiamine-phosphate kinase → MAGPARVSEEGLIARYFAPLAGPGADGLRDDAAILTPAPGHDLVLTADAVVAGIHYFPDDPPASIARKALGVNLSDIAAKGAVPRGFLLTLALPGDWTEDWLAAFAAGLGEAAVEADCPLLGGDTVRSGGPALIGVSMMGEVPSGAIVRRGTARLGDRICVTGTIGDAALGLRMRLEPAAPWVAVLGRAQRAALADRYLHPRPRLAAARAVRHHATAAMDVSDGLAGDLAKMLGSGRSARIDVAAVPLSEAARLACAAAPGLIEAVLTGGDDYEILCTVAPGTLEAFQAEAAAAGIPIAAIGTVTAGDGPPGFAMDDGTARVFAAGAFSHF
- a CDS encoding PAS domain S-box protein, whose translation is MKVPAPHALAAPEPTVGPWSTADRIAELHDLAILDTEPEPLYDDLVRVAAHVCRAPVALVSLVDAERQWFKSEVGLGKRELPINCSVCAHTIEAGELLIIPDLAADARTVENPLVTGAPAFRFYAGAVIRGAQGIPLGALCVLDRVPRPGGLDSEQTATLTALARQISSLLDHRRTLVQVAAREAELAASERRFRVMTAAMPQMVWTTQPDGFHDYYNDRWYEFTGVPYGTTDGEGWNDVFHPEDQDRAWARWRHSLATGEPYEIEYRLRHHSGAYRWTLGRAMPIRDAEGRIERWFGTCTDIDDLKRTEAEARKLAAIVEASKDFIGLSTQDGEITHLNEAALALVGLPDLAAARRHRIPDFFTQESRRILAEIVMPAVGRDGHWEGELAFRHFRTGEPVAVLYNIFQVRDPTGAEIGHATVTRDLREAKRAEEARDLLIRELSHRIKNIFAVVGGLAALTARSDPAAKPFATAFRERLGALAQAHEYVRPHSPESAPAVAGQTVFGLMRLIMAAYAEDGRARVAISGDDAEIGERTATALALIMHEQATNAMKYGGLSTKEGGVTLSGSREADRYTLTWQEAGGPPVTGAPSRKGFGTVLAERSVAGQLDGELERDWAPGGLLMRLSVPLENLRA
- a CDS encoding HAD hydrolase-like protein, which gives rise to MALRTGAAAPGLVVLDFDGTLADSFDWFCSVLNGVADRYRFRRVEAHEVDGLRLQGARAIVAHLGIPRWKLPLIARHMHALAARDAARIALFPGVTDMLAGIAAAGVPLAILSSNRADTVRRVLGPDNAARIGTYACGASIFGKARRLRTLLARSGVAPARALCIGDEIRDLEAARALGCPFGAVTWGFTDPRALAAQAPDYLFSEPAEVAREVARSAAGTSDHWPRLAPGTTLVPLPLPNGS
- a CDS encoding outer membrane protein assembly factor BamE, with the translated sequence MRRRLVQSFARLALVGLAGAGLSGCIGEELRHGYQVDQAALATIKPGMSPEQVLQILGTPSTVSTVGNKSWYYISQNTRRTIMFLGEQVEDQKVTAIYFTPGFKVERVALYGLQDGRIFDFIERTTPTSGADRAFLSQLFRGLTRYEPFGSGRGTSVVPGANRGQ
- a CDS encoding alkene reductase gives rise to the protein MPSLLDPIRIGAIEAKNRIFMAPLTRGRGTREHVPTPIMAEYYAQRAGAGLILTEATGISQEGLGWPYAPGIWSDAQVDAWRPIVKAVHDRGGKIVCQIWHMGRLVHPDFLGGAKPVSSSATTAPDQAHTYAGKKPYAEARALEVAEIPRLLADYEHATANALAAGFDGVQIHAANGYLIDEFLRDGTNHRTDRYGGAIENRVRLLREVTEAVAKVAGPERTGVRLSPNGAIQGCNDSNPEPLFVAAAQALADVGIAFLEMREPGPDGTFGKADHPPIAPAMRRVFRNPMILNADYDGTSGQKVLDAGEADAISFGRTFIANPDLVARIAKGAPLNKDNAATWYSQGPEGYIDYPTLADEPRAA